Proteins encoded in a region of the Prunus persica cultivar Lovell chromosome G4, Prunus_persica_NCBIv2, whole genome shotgun sequence genome:
- the LOC109948929 gene encoding cysteine-rich receptor-like protein kinase 29, whose protein sequence is MGSSRLLIFFIAIPIILDLVAPPAVAQINDGVCTYTADFCWRCSNIGTYNDGSIYQENLNNLLSSFSSNNTQINYGFYNSSMGQDPNKVNAIALCRGDVSLNDCHTCVNESSLILFKNCSNQDEAIIWAERCMVRYSSNLIFGVEEDEPIKYVPGISNAIDAVQFNLVLNLFLDTLTEKASSGDSLKKFAAGHVTIQGSTTNQSIYALLQCTPDMDKQSCSDCLKGAASKIPECCGGKQGGRVLKPSCNLRYEATLFYESTADSLVTLPSVKGKKSTISKTVIIVIIVVVIVSVVTLLIGVLILIRVRRRRAKLKLENDSNSDEISLVESLQYDFDTIRSATDDFSAANKLGQGGFGAVYKGRLANGRYIAVKRLSKNSEQGDREFKTEVTLVAQLQHRNLVRLLGFCLKAGERILIYEYVPNTSLNHFIFDPTDHAHLDWETRYKIIGGIARGLLYLHEDSRLRIIHRDLKPSNILLDEDMNPKIADFGMARLFMMDQTQGDTKTIVGTYGYMAPEYAIHGRFSVKSDVFSFGVLVLEILSGKRISSFQNGENEEDLLSYAWRNWRDDTVANIMDPKLTTGLGVEMMRCIHIGLLCVQENVASRPSMASVVSMLNSHSVTLSLPSRPASYLQYNSVSDITGSNESKNSMHVSGNKNSNFTEPYAR, encoded by the exons ATGGGTTCTTCAAGAttgctcatcttcttcattgcAATTCCTATTATCTTGGACCTTGTTGCTCCTCCTGCCGTAGCTCAAATCAACGACGGTGTGTGCACTTACACAGCCGACTTCTGCTGGAGATGTTCCAATATTGGCACCTACAATGATGGCAGCATCTACCAAGAAAACCTCAATAACCTCCTCTCCTCCTTCTCATCCAACAATACACAAATCAATTATGGCTTTTACAATTCATCAATGGGACAAGACCCCAACAAAGTGAATGCAATTGCATTATGCAGAGGAGATGTGTCCCTCAACGACTGTCACACTTGTGTCAACGAGTCCAGTCTCATCCTTTTCAAGAATTGTTCGAACCAAGACGAAGCAATCATTTGGGCGGAGCGTTGCATGGTACGATACTCGAGCAACTTAATATTCGGTGTTGAGGAAGATGAACCTATTAAGTATGTCCCTGGCATAAGTAATGCAATTGACGCAGTCCAGTTCAATTTGGTGCTTAATCTCTTCTTGGATACTTTGACTGAGAAAGCTTCATCGGGGGATTCTCTTAAGAAGTTTGCAGCTGGACATGTGACCATCCAAGGAAGCACAACAAATCAATCAATATATGCACTTTTGCAGTGCACTCCAGACATGGACAAGCAAAGCTGCAGCGATTGCCTTAAAGGGGCCGCCTCAAAAATTCCGGAATGTTGTGGCGGAAAGCAAGGAGGCAGAGTTCTCAAACCCAGTTGCAATTTGAGGTATGAGGCCACTCTGTTCTATGAGTCTACAGCTGATTCGCTTGTAACTCTTCCATCTGTAAAAG GAAAGAAGAGCACCATATCAAAAACTGTCATCATCGTCATCATTGTGGTTGTGATTGTTTCTGTCGTTACACTTCTTATTGGCGTATTGATTTTAATAAGAGTGAGGAGACGAAGAGCAAAACTAAAACTTGAAA ATGATAGTAATTCGGATGAAATTAGTTTGGTTGAATCTTTGCAATATGACTTCGACACTATAAGATCTGCAACGGATGACTTCTCTGCTGCAAATAAGCTTGGACAGGGTGGATTTGGAGCCGTTTACAAG GGTAGGCTAGCGAATGGAAGATATATCGCTGTGAAAAGGCTCTCTAAGAATTCTGAACAAGGTGATCGTGAATTCAAAACTGAAGTCACGTTAGTTGCTCAACTTCAGCACCGGAACTTAGTGAGGCTGCTAGGTTTTTGCTTGAAAGCAGGGGAAAGAATCCTCATTTATGAATATGTGCCTAACACAAGCCTTAATCACTTCATTTTTG ATCCGACTGATCATGCACATTTGGATTGGGAAACACGTTACAAAATCATAGGAGGCATTGCTCGAGGGCTTCTTTACCTTCACGAAGATTCCCGACTTCGAATTATTCACCGTGATCTTAAACCTAGCAACATTCTATTGGATGAAGATATGAATCCTAAAATTGCGGATTTTGGCATGGCAAGATTGTTTATGATGGATCAAACTCAAGGAGATACTAAGACAATTGTGGGAACCTA TGGATATATGGCTCCAGAGTATGCAATTCATGGACGTTTTTCAGTCAAGTCGGACGTCTTTAGTTTTGGTGTGTTAGTTCTTGAAATCTTAAGTGGTAAAAGGATTAGCAGTTTTCAAAACGGCGAGAATGAGGAGGATCTGTTAAGCTAT GCCTGGAGGAATTGGAGGGATGATACAGTGGCAAATATCATGGACCCAAAGCTGACGACAGGTTTAGGAGTTGAAATGATGAGATGCATCCACATTGGTTTGCTATGCGTCCAAGAAAATGTGGCAAGCAGACCATCCATGGCTTCAGTTGTCTCTATGCTTAACAGCCATTCTGTCACACTCTCACTACCCTCACGACCGGCATCTTATTTGCAATATAACAGTGTATCAGACATAACAGGGTCCAATGAATCCAAAAACTCTATGCATGTGTCAGGaaataagaattcaaatttcacTGAACCATATGCTCGCTAG